A stretch of DNA from Halorubrum sp. BOL3-1:
AAAAGAGATCTAGTTTTAATTGAATTCTAGTAGTTAAGACAGCGGACAGCGCTATCGTCTGAGTATCAAGATAGCGCTGATAGTTCAATTTCAAATTTTGTATCTATCGGCCTCGATCGGACCGCTAAACACGCCGTAGAGGAACTTGAAGTACCACAGTACAAGAAGAAGCGCGGGGAATCCGAGGATCGTCACGAGATTTAGCGCGAGTGGCGAGACAACTGCCTCTCGGACCGTCAACCCGGTTGGCGAATAAATAGTCGGATACAGTAAGAGCGCGACCAACAGGCTCAACAGCGCAGGAAGCGCGAGCGCGCTCACCAGCCAGGCACGATACTCGCCGCGCAGGGCAAGAACACTCCCACCTCCCCCCACAATGACTGACAAGATGAGGATTACACCTCCCGGAAGCGAGAGAACCGTCTCGGCAGCACCTCCAGCATCAGTTACGACGACAGTCGTTAGCAGAGCGACAACCCCGATCAAGTACGCCAGCGTCGCGATGACTCCGTACTTGCGCAGGTCGAGAGCTAACTGTGGCCCGGTTTTAGCCGTCAGAAAGGCCGCCCCGGTGACGACCGAGACGGCGACGAGGCCGACGCCGGTCAGCAGCGCTGGTAGGGACAGCGTCGGCACGTCGAATATCCACCGGCCGGCGAGAGTACCGAATAGCAGCGGCGCGAGGAAGCTCCCCCCGACAAAGGAGTAATCCCAGTACTGCTTCCACCGCTTGTCGTCGCGTTGCTCGCGCATTTCCG
This window harbors:
- a CDS encoding cytochrome d ubiquinol oxidase subunit II, whose translation is MTEPLLLVDAYLVDALPEIWFGVVMFALAMYITLDGFDFGIGMLYATRDDEHEKETLLTAFGPVWDANEVWVVAFGTMLLAAFPRVYSRVLADHYLLAIGFVIALIFRGLGPEMREQRDDKRWKQYWDYSFVGGSFLAPLLFGTLAGRWIFDVPTLSLPALLTGVGLVAVSVVTGAAFLTAKTGPQLALDLRKYGVIATLAYLIGVVALLTTVVVTDAGGAAETVLSLPGGVILILSVIVGGGGSVLALRGEYRAWLVSALALPALLSLLVALLLYPTIYSPTGLTVREAVVSPLALNLVTILGFPALLLVLWYFKFLYGVFSGPIEADRYKI